Proteins from a genomic interval of Planctomycetia bacterium:
- a CDS encoding DinB family protein: MTNISELLDRYAQGAEHLRAAIAGMTTEQLLARPLPAKWTTHEIVCHLADAELLYADRMKRVLAEERPTLLGLDPDLHVPKLAIPERDVQEELSLIELVRKQMTRILRTLPAESFQRQGIHSEAGPMTLETLLTRVTNHIPHHAEFIAEKRAAFRS; the protein is encoded by the coding sequence GTGACGAATATCAGCGAACTGCTCGACCGCTATGCGCAAGGGGCCGAACACCTGCGGGCTGCGATCGCGGGGATGACGACCGAGCAGCTGCTTGCTCGTCCCTTGCCGGCGAAATGGACGACGCACGAAATCGTCTGCCATCTGGCCGACGCCGAGCTGCTCTACGCCGACCGGATGAAGCGCGTGCTCGCCGAAGAGCGGCCGACATTGTTAGGGCTCGATCCGGACTTGCACGTTCCCAAGCTGGCGATTCCCGAGCGAGACGTGCAGGAAGAGTTGTCGTTGATCGAGTTGGTCCGCAAACAAATGACGCGCATATTGCGGACGTTGCCGGCGGAAAGCTTTCAGCGCCAAGGAATCCATTCCGAAGCCGGACCGATGACGCTGGAAACACTCCTGACGAGAGTCACGAACCACATCCCGCACCACGCCGAATTTATTGCGGAAAAAAGAGCGGCGTTTCGGAGCTGA
- a CDS encoding FAD-dependent monooxygenase: protein MKTQVLVVGAGPVGLTMASELARYGVAVRIVDKSAARTDKSKALVVWSRTLELLDRAGCSETFVAAGRKVTGANIVAGDKQIGHIGISTVDSPYPFALMLPQSETERLLEDHLRSLGVAVERQVELASFTQHDNGATSLLRHADGREETLETAWLIGCDGAHSAVRHGLGLPFLGNTLQSNWILGDIHLRGYPFPEAEIATYWHADGVFVVFPISPGRFRVIADVDLPAGVAPVDPTLEEIQAIIDRRGPGGMVAADPIWLAAFRINERKVADYRSGRVFVAGDAAHVHSPAGGQGMNTGMQDAINLAWKLSLVCRGVCAEGALLESYSIERSAVGEEVLKAAGRLTAVAVMKNHAAQAVRNLIGRFMLGLAPVRSAIVNTMTEVSIGYDAGPLNGAAAHGLGGPTPGERMVPIAGQTPIGAGSQARFALCAEPTDDVYRLVKQFPELLDPVVRPPLGAAGIWLIRPDGYTACTAKSGHEHVIAEYLQGLVGGR, encoded by the coding sequence ATGAAGACGCAGGTGTTGGTCGTCGGAGCGGGTCCTGTCGGATTGACGATGGCCTCGGAACTGGCTCGTTACGGCGTGGCGGTGCGGATCGTCGATAAATCGGCCGCGCGCACCGACAAGTCGAAAGCACTCGTCGTCTGGAGCCGCACGCTCGAGCTGCTCGACCGCGCCGGCTGCAGCGAGACGTTCGTCGCCGCCGGGCGCAAGGTGACCGGCGCCAATATCGTGGCCGGCGACAAGCAGATCGGTCATATCGGCATCTCGACGGTCGACAGCCCCTACCCGTTCGCGCTGATGTTGCCGCAGTCGGAGACCGAGCGGCTGTTGGAAGATCACTTGCGCAGCCTCGGGGTCGCGGTCGAGCGGCAAGTCGAGTTGGCGTCGTTCACGCAACACGACAACGGCGCGACTTCGCTTTTGCGCCATGCCGACGGCCGCGAAGAGACCTTGGAAACCGCATGGCTCATCGGCTGCGACGGTGCGCATAGCGCCGTGCGGCATGGGCTCGGCCTCCCGTTTCTCGGCAACACGCTCCAGAGCAATTGGATCTTGGGCGATATCCACCTCCGAGGTTATCCGTTTCCTGAAGCGGAGATCGCGACGTATTGGCATGCCGACGGTGTGTTCGTCGTGTTTCCGATCTCGCCGGGCCGGTTTCGCGTAATCGCCGATGTCGACTTGCCGGCTGGAGTTGCGCCGGTCGATCCGACACTCGAGGAAATCCAAGCCATCATCGACCGGCGCGGGCCGGGCGGAATGGTTGCGGCCGATCCGATTTGGTTGGCGGCCTTTCGAATCAACGAGCGTAAGGTCGCCGATTATCGGTCGGGCCGGGTGTTCGTCGCCGGCGATGCCGCGCATGTGCATAGCCCGGCCGGCGGACAAGGGATGAACACCGGCATGCAAGACGCAATCAATCTCGCCTGGAAATTGTCGTTGGTATGCCGCGGCGTTTGCGCGGAAGGGGCGTTGCTCGAAAGCTATAGCATCGAGCGGAGCGCCGTCGGCGAGGAAGTGCTGAAAGCCGCCGGCCGATTGACCGCCGTCGCCGTCATGAAAAACCACGCCGCACAGGCCGTGCGCAACCTGATCGGCCGCTTCATGCTGGGGCTGGCGCCGGTGCGTAGCGCGATCGTCAACACGATGACCGAAGTCTCGATCGGCTACGACGCCGGCCCGCTCAACGGAGCCGCGGCGCACGGCCTCGGCGGACCCACTCCCGGCGAACGCATGGTGCCGATCGCCGGACAAACGCCGATCGGCGCGGGAAGCCAGGCCCGATTCGCACTCTGCGCGGAGCCGACCGACGATGTCTACCGGCTCGTAAAGCAGTTCCCGGAACTGCTCGACCCGGTCGTTCGCCCGCCGCTCGGTGCCGCCGGCATCTGGCTCATCCGACCGGACGGCTACACGGCCTGCACGGCGAAAAGCGGGCACGAGCACGTCATCGCCGAGTATCTGCAAGGCTTGGTCGGCGGCCGGTGA
- a CDS encoding prepilin-type N-terminal cleavage/methylation domain-containing protein: MVRSSVTTVRRGLTLIELVVVVAILAVLAGLVIPKLGFMRERAAAAGAAATQQQLVSTIETYRTSTGTYPMGLDTLTTAAGAAIYGKLWSHDYGAQGGVIGIKTYFAPETVSVSGLQYSQSFGHSFVPGTNGYFFYDHSEATTVTDPSNSAITIRNPTSIGSQKLAFVQSTATDLITSLGYQGGVLPTGTRLVAFGLGPKSNLAEIMASSSRDPAQSSSYYARYIAIFAIYGNGKAAQLKGVVDSLGTTIDSNVNSYNNLAPTVNDAPAAVVVP; encoded by the coding sequence ATGGTTCGTAGTTCTGTGACGACCGTTCGCCGCGGTCTGACGTTGATTGAGTTGGTCGTGGTCGTCGCCATCTTGGCGGTCTTGGCCGGATTGGTGATTCCGAAGCTCGGCTTCATGCGCGAGCGGGCTGCGGCAGCCGGTGCGGCAGCTACGCAGCAGCAACTCGTAAGCACCATCGAAACCTACCGGACTTCGACCGGCACCTACCCGATGGGCCTCGATACGTTGACCACGGCCGCCGGGGCTGCGATCTACGGCAAGCTCTGGAGCCATGATTACGGAGCCCAGGGAGGCGTCATCGGCATTAAGACCTATTTCGCGCCCGAAACCGTCTCCGTTTCCGGTCTTCAGTATTCCCAGTCGTTCGGCCACTCCTTCGTGCCCGGCACGAATGGTTATTTTTTCTACGACCACTCCGAGGCTACGACGGTCACGGATCCCAGCAATAGTGCGATCACGATTCGTAACCCGACGAGCATCGGCTCGCAGAAGTTGGCTTTCGTCCAAAGCACGGCGACCGATCTCATTACGTCGCTCGGCTATCAGGGTGGTGTTCTGCCGACCGGCACGCGGTTGGTTGCGTTTGGCCTCGGCCCGAAATCGAACCTCGCCGAAATCATGGCTTCGTCTTCGCGGGACCCAGCCCAATCGAGCAGCTACTACGCTCGCTATATCGCCATCTTTGCGATCTACGGAAACGGCAAGGCAGCTCAACTCAAGGGGGTCGTCGATTCGCTCGGCACCACGATCGACAGCAATGTCAATTCCTATAACAACCTTGCTCCGACCGTGAACGATGCTCCTGCGGCGGTGGTTGTTCCGTAA